The following proteins are encoded in a genomic region of Stutzerimonas balearica DSM 6083:
- a CDS encoding chemotaxis protein CheW, which translates to MSEQQTPFQRLLELDARSRASAAGLPSQQEAVQTWGGIGFRMGGRLFVAPMGEVSEILHEPRFTALPGVKDWVKGVANVRGRLLPVMDLCGYLGYELAPLRKQRRVLIVDHQEVFAGLTVDEVFGMQHFPVEAYSEELPPVEAAIQPFLHGVFQREQPWLVFSPHALVGHPSFMDVSC; encoded by the coding sequence ATGTCGGAACAGCAGACACCCTTCCAGCGATTGCTTGAGCTTGATGCGCGGTCGCGCGCATCGGCTGCCGGTTTGCCCTCGCAACAGGAGGCGGTGCAGACCTGGGGGGGGATCGGATTTCGTATGGGCGGGCGGCTGTTTGTCGCGCCGATGGGGGAGGTCAGCGAAATTCTCCACGAGCCTCGTTTCACCGCTCTGCCAGGCGTCAAGGATTGGGTGAAGGGAGTGGCCAACGTGCGAGGCCGGCTGTTGCCGGTAATGGATCTGTGCGGTTACCTGGGGTACGAGTTGGCGCCACTGCGTAAGCAGCGGCGGGTGCTGATCGTCGATCACCAGGAAGTTTTCGCGGGGCTGACCGTGGACGAGGTCTTCGGCATGCAGCATTTCCCGGTGGAAGCCTACTCCGAGGAGCTGCCGCCAGTGGAAGCGGCGATCCAGCCTTTCCTGCACGGTGTTTTTCAGCGCGAGCAGCCCTGGTTGGTGTTCAGTCCGCACGCTCTGGTTGGGCATCCGTCATTCATGGATGTGTCGTGCTAA
- the pilH gene encoding twitching motility response regulator PilH — protein sequence MARVLIVDDSPTEMYKLAAMLEKHGHVVLKAENGADGVALARQEKPDAVLMDIVMPGLNGFQATRQLTKDAETSHIPVIIVTTKDQETDKVWGKRQGAKDYLTKPVDEATLLKTLNAVLAG from the coding sequence ATGGCCCGCGTTCTTATTGTTGATGACTCGCCGACCGAAATGTACAAGCTGGCTGCGATGCTCGAGAAGCATGGCCACGTAGTGCTCAAGGCCGAGAACGGCGCCGACGGCGTGGCCCTCGCGCGGCAGGAAAAGCCCGATGCGGTTCTGATGGATATCGTGATGCCGGGGCTCAACGGCTTTCAGGCCACGCGCCAGCTGACCAAGGATGCGGAAACCAGTCACATTCCTGTGATCATCGTCACCACCAAGGATCAGGAAACCGATAAGGTCTGGGGCAAGCGCCAGGGGGCCAAGGATTACCTGACCAAACCGGTGGACGAGGCAACCCTGCTCAAGACCCTGAACGCCGTGCTGGCGGGCTAA
- the pilG gene encoding twitching motility response regulator PilG: MEQHSEGLKVMVIDDSKTIRRTAETLLKKVGCDVITAVDGFDALAKIADTHPRIIFVDIMMPRLDGYQTCALIKNNSSFKSTPVIMLSSKDGLFDKAKGRIVGSDQYLTKPFSKEELLGAIKAHVPDFAPVEQAS, encoded by the coding sequence ATGGAACAGCACTCCGAGGGCTTGAAGGTCATGGTGATCGACGATTCGAAAACGATTCGTCGGACCGCTGAAACCCTGCTGAAAAAGGTAGGGTGCGACGTCATCACCGCGGTGGATGGATTCGATGCATTGGCCAAGATCGCCGATACCCACCCCCGCATCATCTTCGTAGACATTATGATGCCCAGGCTGGATGGCTATCAGACCTGTGCGCTCATCAAGAACAACAGTTCCTTCAAGTCGACGCCGGTCATCATGCTCTCGTCCAAGGACGGGCTGTTCGACAAGGCCAAGGGGCGGATCGTCGGGTCTGATCAGTATCTGACCAAGCCGTTCAGCAAAGAAGAGCTGCTCGGTGCGATCAAGGCCCATGTGCCGGACTTCGCGCCAGTGGAGCAGGCATCCTGA
- the gshB gene encoding glutathione synthase — translation MTIRVGIIMDPIAQISFKKDSSLAMLLAAQARGWSLHYMEQRDLYQLQSQARARMCSLRVFNDSQRWFELGEEIDAPLAELDVILMRKDPPFNSEYVYATYLLELAEKAGTLVVNRPQSLRDCNEKFFATQFPQCTPPTLVSRRSDILRQFAAEHRDIILKPLDEMGGASIFRHREGDPNLSVMLEVLTEHGSRQIMAQRYIPAIKDGDKRILMIDGEPVPYCLARIPAAGETRGNLAAGGRGVAQPLSERDREIASIVGPELRARGLLFVGLDVIGDYLTEINITSPTCIREIDNAFDTRIGERLMDVIAARLQA, via the coding sequence ATGACCATTCGCGTCGGAATCATCATGGACCCCATCGCGCAGATCTCCTTCAAGAAGGACAGCTCGCTTGCCATGCTGCTTGCCGCACAGGCGCGCGGTTGGTCACTGCACTATATGGAGCAGCGCGACCTCTACCAGCTGCAGAGCCAGGCGCGCGCGCGGATGTGTTCGCTCAGGGTGTTCAATGATTCGCAGCGCTGGTTCGAGCTGGGTGAGGAAATCGACGCGCCGCTCGCCGAGCTGGACGTCATCCTCATGCGCAAGGACCCACCGTTCAACAGCGAGTACGTTTACGCTACCTACTTACTCGAACTCGCTGAAAAGGCCGGCACGCTGGTAGTCAATCGTCCGCAGAGCCTGCGCGACTGCAACGAAAAGTTCTTTGCCACCCAATTCCCACAGTGCACCCCGCCGACGCTGGTCAGCCGGCGCTCGGACATTCTGCGTCAGTTCGCCGCGGAGCATCGTGACATCATTCTCAAACCCTTGGACGAGATGGGCGGCGCATCGATCTTCCGTCATCGCGAGGGCGACCCGAACCTCTCGGTAATGCTCGAGGTACTGACCGAGCACGGCAGCCGGCAGATCATGGCGCAGCGCTACATCCCTGCGATCAAGGACGGCGACAAGCGCATCCTCATGATCGACGGTGAACCGGTGCCTTACTGCCTGGCGCGCATCCCAGCGGCTGGGGAAACGCGGGGCAACCTGGCGGCCGGCGGACGCGGCGTGGCGCAGCCGCTTTCCGAACGCGACCGCGAGATCGCGTCGATCGTAGGACCGGAACTACGCGCACGCGGGCTGCTGTTCGTCGGCCTGGACGTGATTGGCGATTACCTGACCGAAATCAACATCACCAGTCCGACCTGTATCCGCGAGATCGATAATGCCTTCGATACGCGAATCGGTGAGCGGCTCATGGATGTCATCGCAGCCAGACTGCAAGCTTGA
- a CDS encoding energy transducer TonB codes for MNAAARQPTPQPSQVRPADRLGFTLFVATVLHVALILGLGFSLSEPRSISKTLEITLSTFRSEKQPEQADFLAQDNQQGSGTLEHKAAPKTTEQAPFHDTEVRKVSPPATPPRSVRQEAPKAAVATRAPQPDKTPVKRQEKPQPEPQPTPAFDSSQLSAEIASLEAELAQDIERYAKRPRVNRQNSAATMRDISAWYRDEWRKKVERIGNLNYPDEARRQRIYGSLRLLVTINRDGTVQELRVIESSGQKLLDDAAMRIVRLAAPFAPFSGELAKKFDQVEIIRTWRFERGDRLSSR; via the coding sequence ATGAACGCAGCAGCCCGTCAGCCCACCCCCCAACCTTCTCAGGTGCGCCCTGCGGATCGTCTGGGCTTCACCTTGTTTGTCGCAACGGTATTGCATGTGGCGCTGATCCTCGGGCTCGGCTTTTCACTGAGCGAGCCGCGCTCGATCAGCAAGACGCTGGAAATCACGCTGTCCACGTTTCGCAGCGAGAAGCAGCCCGAACAGGCCGACTTCCTCGCACAGGACAACCAGCAGGGCAGCGGTACGCTGGAGCACAAGGCAGCGCCCAAAACGACCGAGCAGGCGCCATTTCACGACACCGAGGTGCGCAAGGTGTCACCGCCGGCCACTCCGCCCCGCTCGGTGCGCCAGGAAGCGCCCAAGGCTGCAGTCGCGACGCGCGCGCCACAGCCGGACAAGACACCGGTCAAGCGCCAGGAAAAACCCCAGCCCGAACCTCAACCGACGCCGGCTTTCGACTCCTCACAACTGAGCGCCGAGATTGCCAGCCTCGAGGCCGAGCTTGCGCAAGACATCGAGCGCTATGCCAAGCGCCCGCGGGTGAACCGTCAGAACAGCGCGGCAACCATGCGCGACATCAGCGCCTGGTATCGCGACGAGTGGCGTAAAAAGGTCGAGCGCATCGGCAACCTCAACTATCCGGACGAAGCCCGGCGCCAGCGCATCTACGGCAGCCTGCGGCTGCTCGTGACGATCAATCGTGACGGCACGGTACAGGAACTGCGCGTCATCGAATCGTCAGGACAAAAGCTGCTGGACGACGCCGCCATGCGCATCGTTCGGCTCGCGGCCCCCTTCGCGCCGTTCAGCGGCGAGCTGGCGAAGAAGTTCGATCAGGTGGAAATCATCCGGACCTGGCGTTTCGAACGCGGCGACCGCCTCTCCAGCCGCTGA
- a CDS encoding YqgE/AlgH family protein yields the protein MKNTAPSYLKHQFLMAMPHMADPNFAQKLIYVVEHGPEGAMGLVVNDPSGLNLADVLEQLRPDEPCPIICQSLPVFAGGPVQTDRGFVLHPGSHSYQATLALGELAMTTSQDVLFAIADGHGPQHYLVALGYAGWDAGQLEAELADNTWLSCPVRHDILFQLPHEQRLKAAAASLGIDLALLSSQAGHA from the coding sequence ATGAAGAACACCGCGCCAAGCTACCTCAAGCATCAATTCCTGATGGCCATGCCACACATGGCCGACCCCAACTTTGCCCAGAAGCTGATCTATGTCGTCGAGCACGGCCCGGAAGGCGCGATGGGGCTGGTGGTCAACGACCCGAGCGGCCTGAATCTGGCGGACGTTCTCGAGCAACTGCGCCCGGACGAGCCTTGCCCGATCATCTGCCAGAGCCTGCCGGTGTTTGCCGGTGGCCCGGTCCAGACCGATCGCGGCTTCGTGCTGCATCCGGGCAGCCACAGCTATCAGGCCACCCTTGCACTGGGCGAGCTGGCCATGACCACGTCGCAGGATGTGTTGTTCGCTATCGCCGACGGCCACGGCCCACAGCACTACCTGGTCGCCCTCGGCTACGCCGGCTGGGATGCCGGCCAGCTCGAAGCGGAGTTGGCCGACAATACCTGGCTCAGCTGTCCGGTTCGGCACGACATCCTCTTCCAGCTGCCGCACGAACAGCGCCTGAAGGCCGCGGCCGCCAGCCTCGGCATCGATCTCGCCTTGCTCAGCAGCCAGGCGGGCCATGCATGA
- the ruvX gene encoding Holliday junction resolvase RuvX — protein sequence MSAPRLLLGFDYGTKQIGVAVGQAVTGQARELCVLKAQNGVPDWDQVARLVSEWQPDAIVVGLPLNMDGTPSEMSERALRFARRLQGRFNLPVHTHDERLTTFEAKGQRLHQGQRGGYRERPVDALAAALLLEGWLDQHGQHD from the coding sequence ATGAGCGCGCCGCGACTGCTACTCGGCTTCGACTACGGTACCAAACAGATCGGCGTAGCCGTCGGCCAGGCCGTCACCGGCCAGGCGCGCGAACTCTGTGTCCTGAAGGCGCAGAACGGCGTGCCGGACTGGGACCAGGTCGCCAGGCTGGTCAGCGAGTGGCAGCCCGATGCGATCGTCGTCGGCCTGCCACTGAACATGGACGGAACGCCCAGCGAAATGAGCGAGCGCGCGCTCAGATTTGCCCGCCGGCTGCAGGGTCGCTTCAACCTGCCCGTGCACACTCACGACGAGCGCCTCACCACATTCGAGGCCAAGGGCCAGCGCCTGCACCAGGGCCAGCGTGGCGGCTACCGCGAGCGCCCGGTGGATGCGCTGGCTGCCGCACTGCTTTTGGAAGGCTGGCTTGACCAGCACGGCCAGCATGACTGA
- the pyrR gene encoding bifunctional pyr operon transcriptional regulator/uracil phosphoribosyltransferase PyrR: MNLPNPDQLLPQMAAALDDHLSRRGIAEPRFVGIRTGGVWVAQALLAAGGRETALGILDVSFYRDDFTQNGLHPQVRPSELPFEIEGQHLVLVDDVLMTGRTIRAALNELFDYGRPASVTLVCLLDLDARELPIRPDVVGATLSLPADQRVKLLGPAPLALEFQTLDAAN, from the coding sequence ATGAACCTGCCCAACCCCGACCAGCTGCTGCCACAAATGGCCGCGGCACTGGACGATCATCTGTCGCGCCGCGGTATCGCCGAACCACGCTTCGTCGGCATTCGCACCGGTGGCGTCTGGGTCGCCCAGGCGCTGCTAGCCGCCGGCGGCCGGGAAACGGCCCTGGGCATCCTCGATGTCTCCTTCTATCGCGACGATTTCACGCAGAACGGACTGCACCCGCAGGTGCGCCCGTCGGAACTGCCATTCGAGATCGAGGGGCAACATCTGGTACTGGTCGATGATGTGCTGATGACCGGCCGTACTATTCGTGCCGCGCTGAACGAACTGTTCGATTACGGCCGCCCCGCCAGTGTCACCCTGGTCTGCCTGCTCGACCTCGATGCACGCGAACTGCCGATCCGGCCCGATGTGGTGGGTGCAACGCTGTCGCTGCCCGCTGACCAGCGGGTAAAATTGCTCGGCCCTGCGCCACTCGCACTCGAATTCCAGACGCTCGACGCCGCCAACTGA
- a CDS encoding aspartate carbamoyltransferase catalytic subunit gives MMPTAAKRPLQLNDNGQLRHFLSLDGLSRELLTEILDTADSFLEVGARAVKKVPLLRGKTVCNVFFENSTRTRTTFELAAQRLSADVITLNVSTSSTSKGETLTDTLRNLEAMAADMFVVRHAESGAAHFIAEHVSPNVAVINGGDGRHAHPTQGMLDMLTIRRHKGSFENLSVAIVGDILHSRVARSNMLALRTLGCPDIRVIGPRTLLPEGLEQYGVRVFNDMNEGLRDVDVIIMLRLQRERMQGGLLPSEGEFYRLYGLTTARLALARPDAIVMHPGPINRGVEIESAVADGPQSVILNQVTYGIAIRMAVLSMAMSGQTAQRQLESEHLTEEQTRC, from the coding sequence ATGATGCCTACCGCTGCCAAGCGCCCGCTGCAGCTGAACGACAACGGACAGCTGCGCCACTTCCTCTCGCTGGACGGTCTGTCCCGCGAACTGCTCACCGAAATCCTCGATACGGCCGATTCCTTTCTCGAAGTCGGCGCACGGGCCGTCAAGAAGGTTCCGCTGTTGCGCGGCAAGACGGTGTGCAACGTGTTCTTCGAGAATTCGACGCGCACCCGCACAACCTTCGAGCTGGCCGCCCAGCGCCTGTCAGCCGACGTCATTACCCTGAACGTTTCGACATCCTCGACGAGCAAGGGTGAAACGCTGACCGACACCTTGCGTAACCTGGAGGCCATGGCCGCCGACATGTTCGTAGTGCGGCACGCCGAGTCGGGCGCGGCACATTTCATCGCCGAACATGTCAGCCCCAACGTGGCGGTGATCAATGGCGGCGATGGCCGCCATGCGCACCCGACCCAGGGCATGCTCGACATGCTGACCATCCGCCGACACAAAGGCAGCTTCGAAAACCTTTCGGTCGCGATCGTCGGCGACATCCTGCATTCGCGGGTGGCGCGCTCGAACATGCTGGCCCTGCGCACCCTGGGTTGCCCCGACATCCGCGTCATTGGCCCGCGCACCCTGCTGCCCGAAGGGCTCGAGCAGTATGGGGTGCGAGTGTTCAACGATATGAACGAGGGCCTGCGCGACGTCGACGTGATCATCATGCTGCGGCTGCAGCGCGAACGCATGCAGGGCGGGCTGCTGCCGAGCGAAGGTGAGTTCTACCGCCTCTACGGCCTGACCACTGCGCGTCTTGCCCTGGCCAGACCCGATGCCATCGTCATGCACCCTGGACCGATCAACCGCGGTGTCGAGATCGAATCCGCCGTCGCCGACGGCCCGCAATCGGTGATCCTCAACCAGGTCACCTACGGCATCGCCATTCGCATGGCCGTCCTGTCCATGGCGATGAGCGGCCAGACCGCCCAGCGCCAGCTCGAATCCGAACATCTCACCGAGGAGCAGACCCGATGCTGA
- a CDS encoding dihydroorotase, whose translation MLTSILGARVIDPASGRDEIADIHVENGRIAAIGTAPAGFAAEQRIEAGGLVATAGLVDLSVALREPGYSRKGSIASETLAAAAGGVTSLCCPPDTKPVLDTTAVAELILDRARESGHAKVFPIGALTRNLAGEQLAELVALRDAGCVAFGNGLTEFGSTRNLRRALEYAATFDLTVVIHSQDRDLAAGGLAHEGPAASFLGLAGIPETAETVALARNLLLVERAGVRAHFTQLTSARGAQMIADAQARGLPVTADVALYQLILTDEALHGFSSLYHVQPPLRSLADRDGLREAVRAGVIGAIASHHQPHEADAKLAPFGETEPGISGVEIQLPLALTLVQDGLLDLPTLLARLASGPAQALGLPVGRLAVGEAADLTLFDPNASTLVGERWLSKGRNSPFLGHCLPGAVRYTLVDGKLVYQA comes from the coding sequence ATGCTGACGAGCATCCTCGGCGCGCGCGTCATCGACCCGGCCAGCGGGCGGGACGAGATCGCCGACATCCATGTGGAAAACGGCCGCATCGCCGCCATCGGCACCGCACCGGCAGGCTTTGCCGCCGAGCAGCGCATCGAAGCTGGCGGACTGGTCGCCACGGCGGGCCTGGTGGATCTGTCAGTGGCGCTCCGTGAACCGGGCTACAGCCGCAAAGGCAGCATTGCCAGCGAAACCCTGGCGGCCGCAGCCGGCGGCGTGACCAGCCTGTGCTGCCCGCCGGACACCAAGCCGGTACTCGACACTACCGCGGTTGCCGAACTCATTCTCGACCGGGCCCGCGAGTCCGGCCATGCGAAGGTGTTCCCCATCGGCGCCCTGACTCGCAACCTGGCCGGCGAACAGCTGGCCGAGCTGGTCGCGCTGCGCGACGCCGGCTGCGTCGCCTTCGGCAACGGGCTGACCGAGTTTGGCAGCACGCGTAACCTGCGCCGGGCGCTGGAGTACGCCGCGACGTTCGACCTGACGGTGGTCATTCACTCGCAGGATCGCGACCTGGCCGCCGGCGGCCTCGCTCACGAGGGCCCGGCCGCCAGCTTCCTTGGCCTGGCCGGGATTCCCGAGACGGCCGAAACGGTTGCCCTGGCGCGCAACCTGCTCCTGGTCGAGCGCGCCGGCGTGCGCGCGCATTTCACCCAGCTGACCAGCGCCCGCGGCGCGCAGATGATTGCCGACGCCCAGGCCCGCGGCCTGCCGGTAACGGCCGACGTCGCCCTCTACCAACTGATTCTCACCGACGAAGCGCTGCACGGTTTTTCCAGCCTGTATCACGTGCAACCGCCGCTGCGCAGCCTGGCCGACCGCGACGGCTTGCGCGAGGCAGTGCGCGCGGGCGTGATCGGCGCCATCGCCAGTCACCACCAGCCGCACGAGGCCGATGCCAAACTGGCACCGTTCGGTGAAACCGAACCTGGCATCAGTGGCGTGGAAATCCAGCTGCCACTGGCCCTGACGCTTGTGCAGGACGGCCTGCTCGACCTGCCGACCCTACTGGCCCGGCTGGCGTCCGGCCCGGCACAGGCCCTCGGGCTGCCGGTAGGCCGGTTGGCGGTAGGCGAAGCCGCGGACCTGACGCTGTTCGACCCTAACGCCTCGACCCTGGTCGGCGAGCGCTGGCTATCGAAGGGGCGCAACAGCCCCTTCCTCGGACATTGCCTGCCCGGCGCGGTGCGCTACACGCTGGTCGACGGCAAGCTCGTCTACCAGGCGTGA
- a CDS encoding NINE protein: MYQDTHSKVIGYLLWIFGFLGSHRFYYGKPVTGTIWFFTLGLFFVGWIIDLFLIPSMDREADLRFQAGPIDYNIAWILLTFLGVFGVHRLYQGKWITGILYLFTGGLFFIGVLYDFWTLNDQISVRNAERRGL; encoded by the coding sequence ATGTATCAGGACACCCACAGCAAGGTCATTGGCTACCTGCTATGGATCTTCGGCTTTCTCGGCTCGCATCGCTTCTATTACGGCAAGCCGGTTACCGGCACCATCTGGTTCTTCACGCTCGGCCTGTTCTTCGTTGGCTGGATCATCGACCTGTTCCTGATTCCCTCGATGGACCGCGAGGCAGATCTGCGCTTTCAGGCCGGTCCGATCGACTACAACATCGCCTGGATTCTGCTGACCTTTCTCGGCGTATTTGGCGTGCACCGTCTGTATCAGGGCAAGTGGATCACCGGCATCCTCTACCTGTTCACCGGCGGCCTGTTCTTTATCGGGGTGCTCTACGACTTCTGGACGCTGAACGACCAGATTTCCGTGCGCAACGCCGAGCGTCGCGGGCTCTGA
- a CDS encoding putative DNA modification/repair radical SAM protein encodes MQLIEKLSILADAAKYDASCASSGAPKRSSRGRNGLGSTSGMGICHSFTPDGRCVSLLKVLLTNFCLYDCQYCINRRSSDVPRARFAPEEVVRLTLDFYRRNLVSGLFLSSGIIRSADYTMEQLNRVARLLREEHAFRGYIHLKTIPDADPLLIEEAGRYADRLSVNIELPTDQSLSRLAPEKQAGSIRLAMKVIHEGAHQAQAEHRAASFAPAGQSTQMIVGADATDDRTILRTAETLYGAYRLKRVYYSAFSPIPQSPRSVPQQPPPLLREHRLYQADFLLRGYGFKSEELLPKAGDLALDIDPKLAWALANRALFPLDLNRAEPALIARVPGIGVLNARRLVELRRERRLRYADLQRLRCAVEKAAPFIITQDYRPQQATLESAVLRQRLRDHSTQLELW; translated from the coding sequence ATGCAATTGATCGAAAAGCTCAGCATTCTTGCCGATGCTGCCAAGTATGACGCGTCCTGTGCCAGCAGCGGCGCCCCCAAGCGTAGCTCGAGAGGGCGCAACGGCCTGGGTTCGACCAGCGGCATGGGCATCTGCCACAGTTTCACGCCCGACGGCCGCTGCGTCTCACTGCTCAAGGTCCTGCTGACCAACTTCTGCCTCTACGACTGCCAGTACTGCATCAATCGCCGCTCCAGCGACGTGCCGCGAGCGCGCTTCGCGCCGGAGGAGGTGGTCCGCCTGACGCTCGACTTCTATCGGCGCAACCTGGTCAGCGGGCTGTTTCTCAGTTCCGGCATCATCCGCTCGGCCGATTACACCATGGAGCAGCTCAATCGCGTGGCCCGGCTGCTGCGCGAGGAGCACGCCTTTCGCGGCTACATTCACCTAAAGACCATTCCCGATGCCGATCCGCTACTGATCGAGGAAGCCGGCCGCTACGCCGATCGCCTGAGCGTGAATATCGAGCTGCCCACCGATCAGAGCCTGTCACGCCTGGCACCGGAGAAGCAGGCTGGCAGCATTCGCCTGGCCATGAAGGTGATTCACGAGGGTGCACATCAGGCGCAAGCCGAACACAGGGCGGCCAGCTTCGCGCCAGCCGGGCAAAGCACGCAGATGATCGTCGGTGCCGACGCGACCGATGATCGGACCATCCTGCGTACCGCCGAGACCCTTTATGGCGCCTATCGTCTCAAGCGCGTCTACTATTCGGCCTTCAGCCCCATTCCGCAAAGCCCGCGCTCGGTACCGCAGCAACCGCCGCCGCTGCTGCGCGAGCATCGTCTCTACCAGGCGGATTTTCTGCTGCGCGGCTACGGATTCAAGAGCGAGGAGCTACTACCGAAAGCTGGCGACCTGGCTTTGGATATTGACCCCAAGCTGGCCTGGGCGCTGGCCAACCGGGCACTCTTTCCACTGGACCTGAACCGTGCCGAGCCTGCGCTGATAGCGCGGGTACCGGGGATTGGGGTCCTCAACGCCCGGCGGCTGGTCGAACTGCGCCGCGAGCGGCGACTGCGCTACGCCGACCTGCAGCGTTTGCGCTGTGCCGTGGAAAAAGCGGCCCCCTTCATCATCACCCAGGACTACCGGCCGCAGCAGGCCACGCTCGAATCGGCCGTCCTGCGTCAGCGCCTGCGCGATCACTCGACCCAACTGGAGCTGTGGTGA
- a CDS encoding TIGR03915 family putative DNA repair protein — MQPIRFDGTFEAWRLQARHCLLAGLAPSEVVWLDATTDQTELFSAATDLPPTEPAGSLRIPRELPALLQLAARFRSEDRWSLLYRVLWRASRGDRCAMLAGDRDGSLLQRRVKAVQRELHHLHAFVRFRPLGEPAEHFVAWHEPAHDVLDLAIEHFANRMGGTPWMIATPQAAALWNGRQAALISPCPPTWQALARTTADPDEALWQTYYRSVFNPARVNREALLKGLPARFWKDLPEGTAICELLIDARNGDRRTGQAAALVGRAGRRIGREAPGVASSRPGISASGSPDRRH; from the coding sequence ATGCAGCCGATCCGCTTCGACGGCACCTTCGAGGCGTGGCGTCTGCAAGCCCGCCACTGCCTGCTGGCAGGCCTAGCGCCATCCGAAGTCGTCTGGCTGGACGCTACCACCGACCAGACCGAGCTCTTCAGCGCGGCGACGGATTTACCCCCAACCGAGCCGGCAGGCTCGCTCCGCATACCGCGCGAACTCCCCGCCCTGCTCCAGCTCGCCGCCCGTTTTCGCAGCGAGGATCGCTGGAGCCTGCTCTACCGAGTACTCTGGCGTGCCAGCCGGGGCGACCGCTGCGCGATGCTCGCCGGCGACCGCGACGGCAGCCTGTTGCAGCGGCGGGTAAAGGCGGTGCAGCGCGAGCTCCACCATCTACATGCCTTCGTTCGCTTCCGCCCCCTGGGCGAGCCGGCCGAGCACTTCGTGGCCTGGCACGAGCCGGCACATGATGTGCTCGACCTGGCGATCGAGCATTTCGCCAATCGCATGGGCGGGACGCCCTGGATGATTGCAACGCCACAGGCTGCCGCCCTCTGGAACGGTCGCCAGGCCGCGCTGATCAGCCCCTGCCCGCCCACCTGGCAGGCGCTCGCGCGCACCACGGCGGATCCGGACGAGGCGCTCTGGCAGACCTATTACCGCAGCGTCTTCAACCCGGCGCGGGTCAACCGCGAGGCTCTGCTCAAGGGTCTGCCGGCGCGGTTCTGGAAGGACCTCCCCGAAGGCACTGCCATCTGCGAACTGCTGATCGACGCACGTAACGGTGACCGACGCACCGGCCAGGCGGCGGCTCTGGTAGGACGCGCCGGCCGGCGCATCGGCCGGGAAGCGCCCGGCGTTGCGTCGAGCCGGCCCGGCATCAGCGCATCCGGAAGCCCGGATCGTCGTCACTGA